A portion of the Acidisarcina polymorpha genome contains these proteins:
- a CDS encoding Crp/Fnr family transcriptional regulator, translating into MPAGTTLYEPEVAPEYVHFMTSGLTSIVAYMSNGSGTEVGIVGSEGVVESFHLLSSPSVQNVQTRGWVQIAGTAMRMRFSDAYKEFLSSEVLRTPVLGFVQCQGSILGQLAACNRLHDVEERLARWLLMVQDRVGGEVLPLTQELLAIMLGARRSSVTLAASDLQRRGLIEYHRGQVKIMQRDLLENAACECYSVTRRLFANLYLQ; encoded by the coding sequence TTGCCCGCGGGAACTACGCTGTACGAACCGGAGGTGGCGCCGGAATACGTACACTTCATGACCTCTGGCCTCACTTCGATAGTTGCCTATATGTCGAATGGCAGCGGGACGGAGGTCGGGATCGTGGGCAGCGAAGGAGTTGTCGAGAGCTTCCATCTGCTCTCTTCCCCGAGTGTGCAGAACGTGCAGACGCGCGGCTGGGTCCAGATTGCAGGGACGGCGATGAGGATGAGGTTCTCCGATGCCTATAAGGAATTCCTAAGCAGCGAAGTCTTGCGGACCCCGGTGCTTGGCTTTGTGCAGTGTCAAGGTTCGATATTGGGTCAGTTGGCGGCGTGTAATCGCCTTCATGATGTCGAAGAGCGGCTGGCGCGGTGGCTGTTGATGGTCCAGGACCGGGTAGGCGGCGAGGTACTTCCACTGACTCAGGAGTTGTTGGCGATTATGCTGGGGGCGCGGCGGAGTTCGGTGACGCTCGCGGCGAGCGACCTTCAGCGACGCGGCCTCATTGAATACCATCGTGGCCAAGTGAAGATCATGCAGCGGGACTTGCTAGAGAATGCGGCCTGCGAGTGTTATTCAGTTACCCGAAGGCTGTTTGCCAATTTATATCTCCAGTAG